A single window of Desulfonauticus submarinus DNA harbors:
- the csm2 gene encoding type III-A CRISPR-associated protein Csm2 → MDKIKLRNDDGSINYLAFSEIAEKKAELIDRVALRNKKGDKQNNKSSQLRKFYDELFKINQRGMNYNNNEWQKIILPQLHMLIPKAVYAQGRKLVTHHFVDMIKNLITQVKTKDDLQLAVDFFEAFIGFYRIYREK, encoded by the coding sequence ATGGATAAAATTAAACTAAGAAATGATGATGGTAGTATTAATTATTTGGCATTTTCTGAGATAGCAGAAAAGAAGGCAGAATTAATAGATAGAGTAGCGTTAAGAAATAAAAAAGGAGATAAACAAAATAATAAATCATCACAACTTAGAAAATTTTATGATGAACTTTTTAAAATAAATCAAAGAGGTATGAATTATAACAATAATGAATGGCAAAAAATTATTTTACCTCAGCTACATATGCTTATACCTAAAGCAGTTTATGCCCAGGGTAGAAAATTAGTTACTCATCACTTTGTGGATATGATTAAAAATTTGATCACTCAAGTAAAAACTAAAGACGATTTACAATTAGCAGTAGATTTTTTTGAGGCATTTATTGGTTTTTATAGAATTTATAGAGAAAAATAG